CTGAGGGACTCGAACCCCCGACCAATCGGTTATGAGCCGACCGCTCTAACCAACTGAGCTAAGGGCCCTCAAAAAAACATGTATATTCACGTCACATATTCATAACAGCAACGTTAATTAATATACAACATTTTCTTGTGTTTCGTCAATAGTCTTTCGAAAATTTTCTTTTTAAAAATTATTTTTGTGGACTTACGGAATAAATCGGACACCATAACGACCTTTGCGCGAGCGGTACACCTCCACTGCGCGGGGATCATTGTAGCCATACATCCAGCCGTCGTGCTCCAACCTTTTTGCCAGACATCCTGCCTGAAATTTAGTCGTGTACAGTCTGCCATAGTAAATCCAATACATCCGAGCTCCCTCTTTTCACATGATGGTAGGAGTTAGTGTAACCGGATCGAATTCGATTTACACGGCCTGGGCCATAACAATCTACAATGGTTAGCAAAGAGTACGAATCGCTCTAATCATTAGACCTATTGGCCTCTATAGCTCATCTTATTTACCAAAGGAAGCGGGGTCCTGGCGCCAGGAACGCAGCAGTTCCATCTCTTCTTCCTGAATGGTTCCTTCACGCAAGGCAACGTTCATCAGGGCTGTATAATTGGACAAGCTTTGCAGCTCCACACCCGCTTCTTCAAAGGCTTGAGTCGCTTTGTCTAGCTGGTAGCTGAAAATGGCCAGTACCGCTAATGGCTGAGCGCCTGCTTGTGCTACGGCCTGTGCTGCTTTAATGGAGCTGCCTCCTGTAGAAATAAGATCCTCGATAACCATAACCTTCTGACCTGCACTAATACGGCCTTCGATTTGGTTTTCTTTCCCATGTCCTTTGGCTTTGTCCCTTACATAGGCCATTGGCAGATTTAGCTTTTGCGCCACCCAGGCTGCATGAGGAATCCCTGCTGTAGCTGTCCCTGCAATGACTTCAGTTTCGGGGTATTGCTCACGAATAAGGGCAGCAAATGAGTCTGCGATCAGCTCGCGCACCTCCGGGTAGGACATGGTCAGGCGATTGTCACAGTAAATTGGCGATTTAATGCCGGATGTCCATGTAAAAGGCTGTTGTGGGCGCAATGCCACCGCCTGAATACGTAACAGATGGGATGCAATTTGCTCAGGTATACTATTGAATGTGGTCATACTTGTATCATCTCCTCAATAATGTGTTCCGCTGCGGCGCGTGGGTCTGCTGCTGCGGTGATAGGACGTCCAACGACAATGTAGCTGCTGCCTTGTGCAATGGCTTGGCCAGGTGTAAGCACACGCGACTGATCGCCTGTAGCACTACCTGCCGGGCGTATGCCAGGAGTTATCGTCTTAAAGTCTGATCCACATACAGCACGAATGGCAGGTACTTCCAAAGGTGAAGCTACCACACCATCCAGTCCCGCCTCACGGGTCAGTTGTGCGTAACGAACCACTGCATCCTGTACCGTACCAGGAATACCTAATTCCTTATTCATGGTCGTCTGATCCGTGCTGGTCAGCTGTGTGACTGCAATAATGAGCGGCATGGAAAGCGAGCTGTCTGCGGAAATAGCTGCTTCTGCACCAGCTTTAGCGGCTGACATCATATTAACGCCCCCAGCAGCATGTACGTTGAACATATCTACACCTAAGCGGGTAATGCTCTCTGCCCCTCCCCGCACCGTGTTAGGGATATCATGCATTTTCAAATCCAGAAATACGGAGTATCCTCTGGACTTTAGTTGTTCTACAAAAGCTGGCCCTGCACTATAAAACAGTTGCATACCTACTTTTATATAACAAGGAATCCCTTCTAGCTGCCGAATTAACTGCTCAGCCTGTTGTGCATTGGGATAATCTAACGCAACCATCAGCCGTCCTGCCATCTGCTGAAATGCTCCATTCACCGTTCTCCATCCCCTTTTTACGTCAATTCGGGTGCATTTGCCCGTGATAAAGGACATCCGTCAGCCGAAGCTGATGAATGTCCTTCCCTGTGCTACTTATTTCCTCACATCTATTCGTAACGCATTATTTGCTCAGGACCGGCATGGATTCGGATGTGAAATTGATCGTTTCCAGCATTCTTAGCAAAGCGCGTACTGTATCCAGTGAGGTCATGCAGACAATGCCATTCTCAACTGCTTCGCGGCGGATACGGAATCCATCACGCTCTGGCGTTTTGCCTTTGGTCAACGTATTGAAGACAAAGTTGGCTTCACCCGTGCGAATCATATCCAGGATGTTCGGATTACCTTCGCTCAGTTTGTTGATCGTGTTCACTGGAATATTGGCCTGCTTCATAGCAGCCGCCGTTCCACCTGTTGCAATAATTTTATAGCCCAGTCTGTAAAAGCCCTGCATCAACTCGACAGCTTCTTCTTTATCCTTATCTGCCACTGTAATGATGATCGCCCCAGTGGATGGAATTTTCATACCAGCTCCCACAAGTCCTTTGTACAGTGCTTTGGCATACTGAATATCGCGTCCCATAACTTCACCTGTCGATTTCATTTCCGGGCCCAGCGTCGGCTCTACACGGCGCAGTTTGGCAAAGGAGAATACCGGAACCTTAACCGAGACATAATTACTTTCAGGCCATAGACCTTCTGAATAACCTGCATCTTTAAGCTTACCGCCCAAAATAGCCTGTGTCGCCAGATTTGCCATCGGAATATTTGTTACTTTACTCAAGAAAGGAACCGTCCGCGAGGAGCGAGGGTTAACCTCAATTACGTACACCTCGTCTTGATGAATAACAAACTGGATATTTACCAGACCGATCGTTTTCAATTCCTTAGCGATGCTGATTGTAATTTCCACAATTTTTTGTTTCAACTCGACAGATAAGTGCTGTGGTGGATACACCGCGATAGAGTCACCTGAGTGAACCCCGGCCCGTTCCACATGCTCCATAATGCCTGGTACCAATACTGTCTCGCCGTCGCAGATGGCATCGACCTCTACTTCTTTACCCAGCATATAACGGTCGATGAGCACCGGATGCTCTGGATTGATTTTAACCGCTTCTTCCATGTACCGCAGCAATTCCGTATCTGAGTACACGATTTCCATAGCGCGTCCGCCCAGAACGTAGGATGGACGTACCAGAACTGGATAGCCCAGCGCCTGTGCGGTTCCTACTGCTTCATCAACTGATGTGACCGTGTTGCCTTTAGGCTGTGCGATAGCCAGACGAGACAAAAGTTGCTCAAACTTCTTCCGGTCTTCCGCTTCATCGATACTTTCCAGACTCGTACCCAAAATATTCACGCCTGCCGCACTCAGTGGAGCTGCGAGATTAATGGCCGTTTGACCCCCGAACTGGACGATAACCCCAATCGGTTTTTCCTGCTCGATAACATTCATTACATCTTCGAAGAAGAGCGGTTCAAAGTAGAGGCGGTCGGATGTGTTAAAGTCCGTAGATACCGTCTCCGGGTTGTTATTGATAATCACTGCTTCGTAGCCCGCTTTTTGAATAGCCCATACCGCATGTACGGTGGAGTAATCAAATTCAATCCCTTGCCCGATCCGAATCGGTCCGGAACCGAGTACGATAACTTTCTCTTTGCTAGATGGAATCACTTCATTTTCCACCTCGTAAGAGGAGTAGTAGTACGGAGTTGTGGCTTCAAACTCGGCTGCGCACGTATCTACCATTTTGTAGACCGGACGCAGGTTTTGAGCTAGACGGAATTCACGTACCTCACGCTCGGTTGTCATACTGTCGTTTTGGCCCATACTGCGAATCTCGGCGATCGAGCGGTCGGTAAAACCTTTACGTTTGGCCTGATAGAGTGTTTCGTAGGTCAGCTCAGCTTCTCCAGCGATGATGGCTTCGAACTTGATGATTCCCTCTACCTTATCGAGGAACCACCAGTCAATTTTCGTCAAATCTTGAATCTCCTGCTGCTGCCAGCCGCGACGGAACGCCTCGGCTACCAAGAACAAACGCTCATCATCTGCTTTAATCAAGCGATCCTTGAGCACGTCATCAGACAGCTGATCGGCTCCCTTAAGATGCAGACGGTGTACACCGATTTCCAAAGACCGTACCGCTTTCTGGATGGACTCTTCGAATGTGCGTCCGATGGCCATGACTTCACCCGTTGCTTTCATTTGCGTGCCCAGCTTGCGGTTGGCAGAAATGAATTTGTCAAATGGCCAGCGTGGTATTTTGCTCACGATGTAATCCAGTGTTGGCTCAAAGCAAGCATACGTCTGTCCCGTTACCGGATTCACAATTTCATCCAACGTGTAACCCAGTGCAATTTTGGCAGCCATTTTAGCAATCGGATATCCGGTTGCCTTGGAAGCGAGCGCCGAGGAGCGGCTTACGCGCGGGTTTACTTCAATGACATAGTATTGATAGCTGTGCGGATCAAGCGCAAACTGTACATTACAACCGCCTTCGATATTGAGGGCGCGGATAATTTTCAGAGAAGCAGAGCGCAGCATCTGGTATTCGCGATCTGACAGCGTCTGACTCGGAGCTACGACGATACTGTCGCCAGTATGCACGCCGACTGGATCAAAGTTCTCCATATTACAGACAACGATGCAGTTATCATTGCCATCACGCATGACCTCATACTCGACTTCCTTCATGCCTGCAATACTTTTTTCCACCAAACATTGTCCGATTGGACTGTATCTCAAGCCAGAGCTGACGGTTTCACGCAGTTCTTCTTCTGTGGAGCAGATACCACCGCCTGTTCCCCCTAGCGTATAAGCCGGGCGAACGATAATTGGATAACCGATTTCGTTAGCAAATTCTAAAGATTCTTCCAAGGTTGTTACAATGACACTCTCTGGTACAGGTTGTTCCAACTCGCGCATCAAATCACGGAACAGATCACGATCTTCGGCTTTTTCTATCGAATTCAGTTGAGTTCCCAGCAACTTGACGTTTTCACGCTCCAGCACTCCGGCGCGAGCCAGTTCCACTGCCATATTCAGACCTGTCTGTCCTCCCAGCGTAGGAAGCAGACCATCTGGACGCTCTTGACGGATAATCTGTGTTACAAAATCAAGTGTAATCGGCTCGATGTATACTTTGTCTGCCATGTTGGTGTCTGTCATGATGGTTGCCGGATTACTGTTGATCAGTACTACCTCGACGCCTTCTTCTTTGAGCGCTTGACAAGCTTGTGTACCAGCATAATCAAATTCTGCTGCCTGACCAATGACGATAGGACCGGAACCGATCACGAGTATTTTTTTAAGTTCTGTATTTTTCGGCATATTAGCGCTCTCCTCTCACTGCGGCGGCGATAGCAGCCTGACGCGGTTGCTTTGGATAATTTCTTTTGTGCTCACGGATCATGTCCAGAAAGCGGTCAAACAGGTAACCATTATCGTAAGGTCCTGGTGCAGCCTCTGGATGATATTGCACCGAAAACGCGGGATACT
The Paenibacillus peoriae DNA segment above includes these coding regions:
- the pyrE gene encoding orotate phosphoribosyltransferase, which produces MTTFNSIPEQIASHLLRIQAVALRPQQPFTWTSGIKSPIYCDNRLTMSYPEVRELIADSFAALIREQYPETEVIAGTATAGIPHAAWVAQKLNLPMAYVRDKAKGHGKENQIEGRISAGQKVMVIEDLISTGGSSIKAAQAVAQAGAQPLAVLAIFSYQLDKATQAFEEAGVELQSLSNYTALMNVALREGTIQEEEMELLRSWRQDPASFGK
- the carB gene encoding carbamoyl-phosphate synthase large subunit, with product MPKNTELKKILVIGSGPIVIGQAAEFDYAGTQACQALKEEGVEVVLINSNPATIMTDTNMADKVYIEPITLDFVTQIIRQERPDGLLPTLGGQTGLNMAVELARAGVLERENVKLLGTQLNSIEKAEDRDLFRDLMRELEQPVPESVIVTTLEESLEFANEIGYPIIVRPAYTLGGTGGGICSTEEELRETVSSGLRYSPIGQCLVEKSIAGMKEVEYEVMRDGNDNCIVVCNMENFDPVGVHTGDSIVVAPSQTLSDREYQMLRSASLKIIRALNIEGGCNVQFALDPHSYQYYVIEVNPRVSRSSALASKATGYPIAKMAAKIALGYTLDEIVNPVTGQTYACFEPTLDYIVSKIPRWPFDKFISANRKLGTQMKATGEVMAIGRTFEESIQKAVRSLEIGVHRLHLKGADQLSDDVLKDRLIKADDERLFLVAEAFRRGWQQQEIQDLTKIDWWFLDKVEGIIKFEAIIAGEAELTYETLYQAKRKGFTDRSIAEIRSMGQNDSMTTEREVREFRLAQNLRPVYKMVDTCAAEFEATTPYYYSSYEVENEVIPSSKEKVIVLGSGPIRIGQGIEFDYSTVHAVWAIQKAGYEAVIINNNPETVSTDFNTSDRLYFEPLFFEDVMNVIEQEKPIGVIVQFGGQTAINLAAPLSAAGVNILGTSLESIDEAEDRKKFEQLLSRLAIAQPKGNTVTSVDEAVGTAQALGYPVLVRPSYVLGGRAMEIVYSDTELLRYMEEAVKINPEHPVLIDRYMLGKEVEVDAICDGETVLVPGIMEHVERAGVHSGDSIAVYPPQHLSVELKQKIVEITISIAKELKTIGLVNIQFVIHQDEVYVIEVNPRSSRTVPFLSKVTNIPMANLATQAILGGKLKDAGYSEGLWPESNYVSVKVPVFSFAKLRRVEPTLGPEMKSTGEVMGRDIQYAKALYKGLVGAGMKIPSTGAIIITVADKDKEEAVELMQGFYRLGYKIIATGGTAAAMKQANIPVNTINKLSEGNPNILDMIRTGEANFVFNTLTKGKTPERDGFRIRREAVENGIVCMTSLDTVRALLRMLETINFTSESMPVLSK
- the pyrF gene encoding orotidine-5'-phosphate decarboxylase; its protein translation is MSFITGKCTRIDVKRGWRTVNGAFQQMAGRLMVALDYPNAQQAEQLIRQLEGIPCYIKVGMQLFYSAGPAFVEQLKSRGYSVFLDLKMHDIPNTVRGGAESITRLGVDMFNVHAAGGVNMMSAAKAGAEAAISADSSLSMPLIIAVTQLTSTDQTTMNKELGIPGTVQDAVVRYAQLTREAGLDGVVASPLEVPAIRAVCGSDFKTITPGIRPAGSATGDQSRVLTPGQAIAQGSSYIVVGRPITAAADPRAAAEHIIEEMIQV